The Dehalococcoidales bacterium genomic sequence GGAACCCCACACCCGGGCGTACTTCAGCCGGGCGCGGAAATCCTTGTGGACTTCCAGGGCAGCATCCTCCAGGGTACTCCCCTGTCCCAGAATTATCGGGTCCGCCAAATCCGGTTTCTGCCCCGGCGTCTTGGTGTACACCCGGATAATATCAAGCGTCTGGTATATCTTGAGCCTCATTTCTTCGAGACCGGCGCCCTCTTGCGCCGAGATGGCCACGATGGGCAGCCTGTCCCCGTACCGGCTCTGCAAAGCCGCGTAGTTCCGGGGGGACTGAGGCAGGTCCAGCTTGTTGCCAACAATCAGCGCTTTCTTGTAGTGTAGAACAGACGGCGGCTCATCTTCAACCTCCGCTTTGATGATGCCTATCCTCATATCCTTCAACTCGTCGATTATTGCCTGCATCTGGTCAAGCGGAGCATCATTCAGATCCACCACCGGCAATAGAGCGTCAGCCCGCACCAGCGCCGGAGGCAACCAGGGTTCACTGGATTGGGCTACCAGGGGCGGGGTATCAATCAACTGAATCTGGATGTTCTCGAACTCCATCATACCGGGTGTGGCTGTCTGGGTGGTGAAGGGATAGTCCGCCACCGCCGGTGAGGCGCTGGTAATGCGGGCGACCAGTTGGGACTTGCCCGAGTTCGGCAATCCGATAACCACGACCTGAGCGGCCCCCTCTTTGGGGATCACCATTGATGCCCTCTGGGTAGCCGCCTTCTTGTCAACCGACTGGGTCAACCTGGCGATGCGTCTTCTCAGCTCGGCACGCAGG encodes the following:
- a CDS encoding GTPase, which gives rise to MPANLPPQYFDAEKNFRLARTAPEKIAALEEMLAIMPRHKGTDHLRAELRRRIARLTQSVDKKAATQRASMVIPKEGAAQVVVIGLPNSGKSQLVARITSASPAVADYPFTTQTATPGMMEFENIQIQLIDTPPLVAQSSEPWLPPALVRADALLPVVDLNDAPLDQMQAIIDELKDMRIGIIKAEVEDEPPSVLHYKKALIVGNKLDLPQSPRNYAALQSRYGDRLPIVAISAQEGAGLEEMRLKIYQTLDIIRVYTKTPGQKPDLADPIILGQGSTLEDAALEVHKDFRARLKYARVWGSGKHDGVMVKRNHVLQDGDIIELHA